TTCTCTCTATATTTGTcaaattattcttttcaaatatttattttcagcctACCCCTCTTGTATTCCCATGGAAGGAGCTGAGTATATTTAATATTAGGAGCACATCCAGAAGCCTTTGAGGAGGGGGATGGCTCTTCATATTCATGAAGCTTGCATACTTCTGTTGGTCATCCTTGGATTAGTCACTTCTGCTGCCATCAGTCATGAAGACTATCCTGCTGATGAAGGTGACCAGACCTCCAGTAATGACAATCTGATCTTTGATGACTATCGAGGGAAAGGGTGTGTGGATGACAGCGGCTTTGTATACAAGTTGGGAGAACGATTTTTCCCAGGGCATTCCAACTGTCCATGTGTCTGTGCTCTGGATGGACCTGTTTGTGATCAGCCAGAATGCCCTAAAATTCACCCAAAGTGTACTAAAGTGGAACACAATGGATGCTGTCCTGAGTgcaaagaagtgaaaaacttTTGTGAATATCATgggaaaaattacaaaatcttGGAGGAATTTAAGGTATGAGTTACCctccatatttattgagtactaacTTTTCATACCACATACTTAGTAGATTACTACATTAAAgttggaagaaattatttttaaatctccctttAATTTACAATATGATTCCAGTTAGCCTAAGTACCACTGTGGTCAGCAAATAACCAAGTGGTTTGTTGATCAATATATAAGTTTTCACAATAATAACCTCTTCCTACAGAAGTATGGAGTATGCTTAATAGCATTTTTTGCCCTTAATCACTTCTTCTCTATTATtacaaagtatgttttctgagggaaatcattttgtttgtatactatgtgtttaatgtttaaattttgtaaagttgtatgtgtgtgtgtgtgtgtgtgtgtgcgcgtgtgcgttgCTTGCGCACATGTGTGTGGTCTATTTGCCTGTTCTTGGAGCCATTTAACTATAGTCTAGAATTATATTTAGTGTGTGGAAATGCAAGTGCAAGTGAGATGCACTTCTGAGCTATGGTCTTTATATTACGAATATGCATTAGGACTACTTGTTGTAGAGTACCATCTGCATTGTGTTCTCTGCTCATTAGAGTTTTTGCTTGCAGGACCCCAAAGAGAACTGAATTTTAGTCCCTGTCAAAGGtagtaaaaaaaaagaccatttttcAAGCCTCCATAGTATttcacagtctttattttatgcttgtgtcatatttttaagtaatttggaattcatttttatCTCACTTTGAGTCTCTTTTCTCAAATGGCTAGTTTTAATTAGGATGTCCTATAAGCCAGATCTGAACCCTGAAGGTATAaattaatatatcaaaatgttCTCCTTAAATGTAATGGCAGTTTGTGCCTTGGAGTGTCTGTCATTCTGATGGCTTGATATGAAAGACTTTCATTTCATCTAACCAAGTTCTGTGGAAGGTGCTCAGAACCTTATAAGCAAAAGAAGATATAGCTACTTTTTAGTGTGACTGAGAGAAGAATGTTCAGTTTTTAGCACTAACCCAACTTCCTTTTCTACAACAGTCAAATTCTGGAAGAAGTCAATATGTGGATAAAAGGTTTAAACTGATCATGATCAGAGTATTCTGTGTATTGACATTTCATAGCATCCGGTCCATTCCAGGTTATGGGTTCAAGCTAGTTGTAATTTACCCAAGAATACCCAATACTTTAACTAGATTCCTTATAGCATGAGAAGAAATTTAATAATGATTACATTCAACTTTCCTATACATAAATGTTATCCTAGACTTTTCTCTTTCACAGACAATACTTTGTTGTACAATATTGAGAAGTAAAAGACTGAGAGTCTAGTAAAATCATTATTTATAACAAACAATAGTTAACAGTATAGTACATTTATTAACAGCTTTATGGTCCCTAAAATATACATCTTGACATTAACTATTACGCTTTTAGAATAATTAAACTAAATGCAAGTAGTCAACACGATTTGATTCTACACATGGTTCTAGAATCGTATCACTCTTTTCTCACATGCATAC
This Lynx canadensis isolate LIC74 chromosome C1, mLynCan4.pri.v2, whole genome shotgun sequence DNA region includes the following protein-coding sequences:
- the VWC2L gene encoding von Willebrand factor C domain-containing protein 2-like — protein: MALHIHEACILLLVILGLVTSAAISHEDYPADEGDQTSSNDNLIFDDYRGKGCVDDSGFVYKLGERFFPGHSNCPCVCALDGPVCDQPECPKIHPKCTKVEHNGCCPECKEVKNFCEYHGKNYKILEEFKPSPCEWCRCEPSNEVHCVVADCAVPECVNPVYEPEQCCPVCKNGPNCFAGTTIIPAGIEVKVDECNICHCHNGDWWKPAQCSKRECQGKQTV